A genome region from Mycolicibacterium litorale includes the following:
- a CDS encoding alpha/beta fold hydrolase, producing MTPRWLDVATPAGQLRALVWGPDDGPIALCLHGFPDTAYGWRKVAPALADAGWRVVAPFMRGYVPSSVPSDHSYHVGALMDDALRVLAAAGPTGRDVVIGHDWGAIAGTGLAAMPGSPFERAVLMSVPPAAAFRPLGRVPNGLRLAAQLPRQMLRSWYIFYFQLPWLPDRSASWVVPRLWKQWSPGYHAADDLRHVDAAIGVRRRWRAALGYYRATVRNTRPPAQYAELHRHWLSAPTVPTMYLHGRDDGCATADFAPWVERVLPDGSETALVDHAGHFLQLEQPDVVGRHIVGFIGAAR from the coding sequence ATGACGCCGCGCTGGTTGGACGTCGCGACCCCCGCCGGACAGCTGCGGGCGCTGGTCTGGGGTCCCGACGACGGTCCGATCGCCCTGTGCCTCCACGGTTTCCCCGATACCGCCTACGGCTGGCGCAAGGTCGCGCCCGCGCTGGCCGACGCGGGCTGGCGGGTGGTGGCGCCGTTCATGCGCGGATACGTGCCGTCCTCGGTCCCCTCGGACCACAGCTACCACGTCGGGGCGCTGATGGACGACGCCCTGCGCGTCCTCGCCGCGGCCGGACCGACGGGCCGCGACGTTGTCATCGGGCACGACTGGGGCGCCATCGCGGGCACCGGACTGGCCGCGATGCCCGGCAGCCCGTTCGAGCGGGCGGTTCTGATGTCGGTGCCGCCGGCCGCCGCGTTCCGGCCCCTTGGCCGGGTGCCGAACGGTCTGCGGCTGGCCGCGCAGCTGCCCCGGCAGATGCTGCGCAGCTGGTACATCTTCTATTTCCAGCTGCCCTGGCTGCCCGACCGGTCGGCGTCGTGGGTGGTGCCACGGCTGTGGAAGCAGTGGTCACCCGGCTACCACGCCGCCGACGACCTGCGACACGTCGACGCGGCCATCGGGGTGCGCCGGCGGTGGCGGGCCGCACTCGGCTACTACCGCGCGACCGTGCGAAACACCCGCCCGCCCGCGCAGTACGCCGAGCTGCACCGGCACTGGCTGTCGGCGCCCACGGTGCCCACCATGTACCTGCATGGCCGCGATGATGGCTGTGCGACAGCGGATTTCGCGCCGTGGGTGGAGCGTGTGCTGCCCGACGGCAGCGAGACGGCGCTCGTCGACCACGCCGGGCACTTCCTGCAGCTCGAACAGCCCGACGTGGTGGGCCGCCACATCGTCGGCTTCATCGGGGCGGCCCGCTAG
- a CDS encoding SDR family NAD(P)-dependent oxidoreductase — MLPASSSTGAALVTGASSGIGEQIAREMARRGYGLILLARRADELRALADDLGPTAHALPADLSRPEERAALPGRVAGLGLEVDILVNNAGMSNLGPVAASDPAAELTLVELDVAAVVDLCSRFVPGMVARGRGAVLNVASVGAFGPVPGQATYGAAKAFVLSYTHALREELRGTGVSAATLCPGPVRTGFGEQAGIPDDEAEKMLPKFLWEQPDAVARTAIDGLAAGRAVIVPGAANRVAAALNHLTPRRVLLPMLARVHPGMKNA, encoded by the coding sequence ATGCTTCCGGCCAGCAGCAGCACCGGCGCGGCGCTCGTCACGGGCGCGTCCTCAGGTATCGGCGAACAGATCGCCCGCGAAATGGCAAGGCGCGGTTACGGTTTGATCCTCCTCGCCCGCCGCGCAGACGAGTTGCGCGCCCTGGCCGACGACCTCGGTCCCACCGCGCATGCGCTGCCGGCCGACCTGTCGCGCCCGGAGGAGCGCGCCGCGCTGCCCGGCCGGGTCGCCGGTCTCGGCCTCGAGGTGGACATATTGGTGAACAACGCCGGGATGTCGAACCTGGGCCCCGTCGCGGCGTCGGACCCGGCCGCCGAGCTGACGCTGGTCGAACTCGACGTCGCGGCGGTGGTCGACCTGTGCAGCCGGTTCGTCCCCGGCATGGTGGCGCGCGGTCGGGGCGCGGTGCTCAACGTCGCCTCCGTCGGCGCGTTCGGACCGGTGCCCGGGCAGGCGACCTACGGTGCGGCCAAGGCCTTCGTGCTGTCCTACACCCACGCGCTGCGCGAAGAACTGCGCGGCACCGGCGTCTCGGCGGCCACCCTGTGCCCGGGGCCGGTGCGCACCGGCTTCGGCGAACAGGCGGGCATCCCCGACGACGAGGCGGAGAAGATGCTGCCGAAGTTCCTCTGGGAACAGCCGGATGCGGTGGCCAGGACGGCGATCGACGGCCTTGCCGCCGGCCGGGCGGTCATCGTGCCCGGTGCCGCCAACCGGGTGGCCGCGGCGCTCAACCACCTCACCCCGCGGCGGGTGCTGCTGCCGATGCTGGCCCGCGTCCACCCGGGGATGAAGAACGCCTAG
- a CDS encoding WS/DGAT domain-containing protein: MTARRLAAVDAQNLWMSATMPNDQFLIYGFAGAPRDLPGAVAAILDRARACGELRLRVHDRGFPRYPEWVDGGVDDRQVRTHAADDWAGCLAAVAALTEDQLDAHISTWRLHVFSPVRGVPGVAGDGSVAVVQMSHALADGTRSSALAARLFGRDAPVETVTVAPCESATLPVRAVRAARAHRLLMRDVEGGNVAAQADPRPVLRSNARPDGARGLRVLVRRRAELPESTVTVAVLAAVSRALADQLRALGDDPATLGAEVPMASAGPRRAHNHFGNVGVGLHPDAPYDERAALIVEELAQRRARARHPAMLAAALASAAVPAPLLRWGVSAFDPTVRSPTATGNTVVSSVHRGAADLRFGGAPVVLTTGCPALSPMMGLTHGVHGIGDTVAVSVHAAESAVGDIDAYADRLSTALNRRT, from the coding sequence ATGACGGCGCGCCGGCTCGCGGCGGTCGACGCCCAGAATCTGTGGATGTCGGCCACGATGCCGAACGACCAGTTCCTGATCTACGGGTTCGCCGGGGCGCCCCGCGATCTTCCCGGTGCGGTCGCGGCGATTCTCGATCGTGCGCGCGCCTGCGGGGAACTGCGGCTGCGGGTGCACGACCGCGGTTTTCCGAGATACCCGGAGTGGGTGGACGGCGGTGTCGACGACCGACAGGTGCGCACCCATGCTGCCGACGACTGGGCGGGGTGTCTGGCCGCGGTGGCGGCGCTGACCGAGGACCAGCTCGACGCGCACATCTCGACGTGGCGGCTGCACGTGTTCAGTCCGGTCCGTGGCGTGCCGGGGGTCGCCGGTGACGGCAGCGTGGCGGTGGTCCAGATGTCGCACGCGCTGGCCGACGGCACGCGGTCCTCGGCGCTCGCGGCAAGGCTGTTCGGCCGCGACGCACCGGTCGAGACCGTGACGGTCGCGCCGTGTGAGTCCGCGACGCTGCCCGTGCGGGCCGTTCGTGCGGCGCGCGCCCACCGCCTCCTGATGCGCGACGTCGAGGGCGGGAACGTTGCCGCACAGGCGGATCCGCGCCCGGTGCTGCGGAGCAACGCCCGCCCGGACGGGGCGAGGGGCCTGCGCGTCCTGGTTCGCCGCCGCGCCGAGCTGCCCGAGTCCACCGTCACCGTTGCGGTGCTCGCCGCGGTCTCGCGCGCACTGGCCGACCAGCTGCGCGCACTCGGCGACGACCCGGCCACGCTCGGCGCCGAGGTGCCCATGGCGAGCGCAGGCCCCAGGCGGGCGCACAACCACTTCGGCAACGTCGGGGTCGGACTGCACCCGGATGCGCCCTACGACGAGCGGGCTGCGCTCATCGTCGAGGAACTCGCGCAGCGCAGGGCGCGGGCCCGGCATCCGGCCATGCTCGCCGCCGCCCTGGCGTCCGCGGCGGTGCCTGCGCCGCTGCTGCGCTGGGGCGTCTCCGCGTTCGACCCGACGGTCCGCTCGCCGACGGCGACGGGGAACACCGTGGTGTCGAGCGTCCACCGCGGCGCCGCCGACCTGCGATTCGGTGGTGCGCCGGTGGTGTTGACCACCGGCTGCCCGGCGCTGTCGCCGATGATGGGGCTCACGCACGGCGTGCACGGCATCGGCGACACCGTTGCGGTCAGCGTGCACGCCGCCGAATCGGCCGTCGGCGACATCGACGCGTACGCCGACCGGCTGTCGACGGCTCTGAACCGTCGCACCTAG
- a CDS encoding DoxX family protein: MTAYDVGVLILRVVLGLTMAAHGYNKFFGGGRIPGTAGWFDSIGMKPGMFHARVAATTEMAAGIGLAVGLLTPVPAAGFVALMLVAAWTVHRANGFFIVKEGWEYNLVLAAAAVAIPAIGPGKLSLDYALFYDTGVWDLVQGWWGLVIALALGLGGGIGQLAIFYRPPAKTGA; the protein is encoded by the coding sequence ATGACTGCCTACGACGTCGGCGTTTTGATCCTGCGCGTGGTGCTCGGCCTGACGATGGCCGCACACGGCTACAACAAGTTCTTCGGCGGCGGCCGAATCCCCGGCACCGCCGGATGGTTCGACAGTATCGGCATGAAGCCGGGCATGTTCCACGCCCGGGTCGCCGCGACCACGGAGATGGCCGCCGGGATCGGCCTGGCCGTCGGCCTGCTCACCCCGGTGCCGGCAGCCGGGTTCGTGGCCCTCATGCTGGTCGCCGCGTGGACCGTGCACCGCGCCAACGGCTTCTTCATCGTCAAGGAGGGCTGGGAGTACAACCTCGTGCTCGCCGCCGCGGCCGTCGCGATCCCGGCCATCGGTCCGGGCAAGCTCAGCCTGGACTACGCCCTGTTCTATGACACCGGTGTGTGGGATCTGGTGCAGGGCTGGTGGGGTCTGGTGATCGCGCTGGCACTCGGCCTCGGCGGCGGCATCGGCCAGTTGGCGATCTTCTACCGGCCGCCGGCGAAGACCGGCGCCTGA
- a CDS encoding DUF3556 domain-containing protein, which yields MGFLKPDMPVVDFAEWSKGTRSEKIRPMARHWAEVGFGTPVVMHLFYVVKILLYILGGYLFALATEGVDGFTNVAQWWTEPIVFQKVVLFTMLFEVVGLGCGFGPLNNRFFPPMGSILYWLRPGTIRLPPWPDRVPLTRGDARTPLDAALYGALLVVLLIALFSDGTGPVPALGTTIGVLPLWQIWTILGLLAVLGLRDKVIFLAARGEVYGSFTVAFLFVGYGVDMLLAAKLVCVAIWMGAATSKLNKHFPFVISTMMSNNPLIRTKWLKRRFFENFPDDLRPGRVSRIIAHFSTAIEMLVPLVLLFSHGGWPTAIAAFVMLVFHFGILSAIPMGVPLEWNVFMMFCVVTLFVGHADLGLSEMSTPLPVVLFAVLAVTVALGNLFPRKISFLPGMRYYAGNWDTSWWCIKPSANEKIERGLVAIASMPASQLERFYGSQEQAMIYLYKGYAFRGFNSHGKALLTLVHNALAGRNEDEYVITEGERLCSTAVGWNFGDGHMHNEQLIAALQERCQFEPDEVRVILLDAQPIHRQRQEYRLVDAATGEFERGYVNVSDMVTGQPWTDDIPVHVTWRRDSDDAPRLRSDRESAQ from the coding sequence ATGGGATTTCTCAAGCCCGACATGCCCGTCGTCGACTTCGCCGAGTGGAGCAAGGGCACGCGTTCGGAGAAGATCCGGCCGATGGCCCGCCACTGGGCCGAGGTCGGCTTCGGCACGCCCGTGGTCATGCACTTGTTCTACGTCGTGAAGATCTTGCTCTACATCCTCGGCGGCTATCTGTTCGCGCTGGCCACCGAAGGGGTCGACGGGTTCACCAATGTGGCGCAGTGGTGGACCGAACCGATCGTGTTCCAGAAGGTCGTGCTGTTCACGATGTTGTTCGAGGTCGTCGGCCTCGGCTGCGGGTTCGGTCCGCTCAACAACCGGTTCTTCCCGCCGATGGGCTCGATCCTGTACTGGTTGCGCCCCGGCACCATCCGGCTGCCCCCGTGGCCGGACCGGGTGCCGCTGACCAGAGGCGACGCCCGCACCCCGCTGGACGCCGCCCTGTACGGGGCGCTGCTCGTGGTGTTGTTGATCGCGTTGTTCTCCGACGGAACGGGCCCGGTTCCGGCGCTCGGCACCACGATCGGGGTGCTGCCGCTGTGGCAGATCTGGACCATCCTCGGACTGCTGGCGGTGCTGGGTCTGCGCGACAAGGTGATCTTCCTGGCCGCCCGCGGTGAGGTCTACGGCTCGTTCACCGTCGCGTTCCTCTTCGTCGGCTACGGCGTGGACATGCTCCTGGCGGCCAAGCTCGTCTGCGTGGCGATCTGGATGGGTGCCGCGACCTCCAAGCTCAACAAGCACTTCCCGTTCGTGATCTCGACGATGATGTCGAACAACCCGCTGATCAGGACGAAGTGGTTGAAGCGCAGGTTTTTCGAGAACTTCCCCGACGACCTGCGGCCGGGCCGGGTCTCGAGGATCATCGCCCACTTCAGCACCGCGATCGAGATGTTGGTGCCGCTGGTGCTGCTGTTCTCCCACGGCGGCTGGCCGACGGCGATCGCCGCGTTCGTGATGCTGGTCTTCCACTTCGGCATCCTGTCGGCGATCCCGATGGGAGTGCCGCTGGAGTGGAACGTCTTCATGATGTTCTGCGTGGTGACGTTGTTCGTCGGCCACGCCGACCTCGGGCTGAGCGAGATGAGCACGCCGCTGCCCGTGGTGTTGTTCGCCGTACTGGCCGTCACCGTGGCGCTCGGCAACCTGTTCCCCCGCAAGATCTCGTTCCTGCCCGGCATGCGGTACTACGCCGGCAACTGGGACACCTCGTGGTGGTGCATCAAACCGTCGGCGAACGAGAAGATCGAGCGCGGCCTCGTGGCCATCGCCAGCATGCCGGCCTCCCAACTCGAGAGGTTCTACGGCAGCCAGGAGCAGGCGATGATCTACCTGTACAAGGGGTATGCGTTCCGCGGCTTCAACTCTCACGGCAAGGCACTGCTGACGCTCGTGCACAACGCGCTCGCCGGGCGCAATGAGGACGAGTACGTGATCACCGAGGGTGAGCGGCTGTGCAGCACCGCCGTCGGCTGGAACTTCGGCGACGGCCACATGCACAACGAACAGTTGATCGCGGCGCTGCAGGAGCGCTGTCAGTTCGAGCCGGACGAGGTGCGCGTCATCCTCCTCGACGCCCAACCCATCCACCGGCAGCGGCAGGAGTACCGGTTGGTCGACGCCGCCACCGGGGAGTTCGAGCGCGGCTACGTCAACGTGTCGGACATGGTGACCGGTCAGCCGTGGACCGACGACATCCCGGTGCACGTGACCTGGCGCAGGGACAGTGACGATGCGCCGAGACTGCGGTCAGATCGCGAATCGGCGCAGTGA
- a CDS encoding FadR/GntR family transcriptional regulator: MARTTPLAPMIGASPSTTAVRSPKTAELVAGTLRRMVVDGQLKEGDFLPNEAELMAHFGVSRPTLREAVRVLESERLVEVRRGSRTGARVRVPGPEIVARPAGLLLELSGATIADVMTARSGIEPMAVRLLTESGDTAAFDELEQTLDEHVAHSWQSGRLAETTGDFHRRMVELSGNATLTMMAGMLHEITVRHTAFAMKESNPPSKADYEKLMRSYRRLLQLMRSGDGAAAEAHWRKHLDTARALLLQGLETVKVRDVMG, encoded by the coding sequence GTGGCCAGAACGACACCGCTGGCCCCCATGATCGGGGCGAGCCCTTCGACGACCGCGGTGCGCTCCCCCAAAACGGCGGAACTGGTCGCCGGCACGTTGCGCCGCATGGTGGTCGACGGCCAGCTCAAAGAGGGCGACTTCCTGCCCAACGAGGCCGAGCTGATGGCCCACTTCGGCGTCAGCAGGCCGACGCTGCGCGAGGCGGTGCGGGTGCTCGAGTCCGAGCGCCTGGTCGAGGTGCGTCGCGGTTCGCGCACCGGCGCCCGGGTTCGGGTGCCCGGCCCGGAGATCGTCGCGCGCCCGGCGGGGCTGCTGCTGGAGCTGTCCGGGGCCACCATCGCCGACGTGATGACCGCCCGCTCGGGCATCGAGCCGATGGCCGTGCGGCTGCTCACCGAGTCCGGGGACACCGCGGCATTCGACGAGCTCGAGCAGACGCTCGACGAGCACGTCGCGCACAGCTGGCAGTCCGGCCGGCTCGCCGAGACCACCGGCGACTTCCACCGCCGCATGGTCGAACTGTCGGGCAACGCCACGCTGACCATGATGGCGGGCATGCTCCACGAGATCACCGTGCGCCACACGGCGTTCGCGATGAAGGAGAGCAATCCGCCGTCGAAGGCCGACTACGAGAAGTTGATGCGGTCCTACCGCAGGCTGCTGCAGTTGATGCGGTCCGGGGACGGCGCGGCGGCAGAGGCGCACTGGCGCAAGCACCTCGACACCGCACGCGCACTGCTGCTTCAGGGCCTGGAGACGGTCAAGGTCCGCGACGTCATGGGCTGA
- a CDS encoding thiolase family protein codes for MAEAVIVEAVRSPVGKRNGGLSSVHPAELSAQVLNGLVQRAGVDPALVDDVIWGCVMQAGEQALDIGRTALLTAGWPESVPGVTVDRQCGSSQQSVHFAAAGVVAGHYDVVVAGGVESMSRTPMGASLANGGNPYPQGFKDRYHQTPNQGVGAEMIAEKWGFSRTDLDQFSLDSHEKAAAAQDSGAFDDQIVAIKDAEGNTVLKDEGIRRGTTLEKMGQLKPAFKEDGVIHAGNSSQISDGSAALLFMSAEKAKELGLKPLAKVHTAVLAGADPVIMLTAPIPATQKALKRSGLTIDQIGAFEVNEAFAPVPMAWLKDIGADEKKLNPNGGAIALGHPLGGSGARIMTTLLYHMRDNGIQYGLQTMCEGGGQANATILELL; via the coding sequence ATGGCTGAAGCCGTCATCGTCGAGGCCGTCCGGTCGCCGGTCGGCAAGCGCAACGGGGGACTGTCGAGCGTGCACCCGGCCGAATTGTCCGCCCAGGTGCTCAACGGGCTGGTGCAGCGGGCGGGTGTCGACCCGGCGCTCGTCGACGACGTCATCTGGGGTTGCGTGATGCAGGCCGGCGAGCAGGCGCTCGACATCGGCCGCACCGCGCTGCTGACCGCCGGCTGGCCGGAGAGCGTGCCCGGTGTGACCGTCGACCGCCAGTGCGGTTCGAGCCAGCAGTCCGTGCACTTCGCCGCCGCCGGTGTGGTGGCCGGCCACTACGACGTCGTCGTCGCGGGCGGTGTCGAGTCGATGTCGCGGACGCCGATGGGCGCCTCGCTGGCCAACGGAGGCAACCCCTACCCGCAGGGCTTCAAGGACCGCTACCACCAGACCCCCAACCAGGGCGTCGGCGCGGAGATGATCGCCGAGAAGTGGGGCTTCAGTCGCACCGACCTCGACCAGTTCTCGCTGGACTCGCACGAGAAGGCAGCCGCCGCACAGGATTCGGGCGCCTTCGACGATCAGATCGTCGCGATCAAGGATGCCGAGGGCAACACCGTTCTCAAGGACGAGGGCATCCGCCGCGGCACCACGCTGGAGAAGATGGGCCAGCTCAAGCCCGCGTTCAAGGAGGACGGCGTCATCCACGCCGGCAACTCCTCGCAGATCTCCGACGGTTCGGCGGCGCTGCTGTTCATGTCCGCGGAGAAGGCCAAGGAACTCGGCCTCAAGCCGCTGGCCAAGGTGCACACCGCGGTGCTCGCCGGTGCCGATCCGGTCATCATGCTGACCGCGCCGATCCCGGCCACCCAGAAGGCGCTCAAGCGTTCCGGCCTGACCATCGACCAGATCGGTGCGTTCGAGGTGAACGAGGCCTTCGCACCGGTTCCGATGGCCTGGCTCAAGGACATCGGCGCCGACGAGAAGAAGCTCAACCCCAACGGTGGGGCCATCGCACTCGGCCACCCGCTCGGCGGCTCCGGCGCGCGGATCATGACCACGCTGCTCTACCACATGCGGGACAACGGCATCCAGTACGGCCTGCAGACCATGTGTGAAGGCGGCGGTCAGGCCAACGCCACCATCCTCGAGCTGCTGTGA
- a CDS encoding crotonase/enoyl-CoA hydratase family protein, with protein MTETTEKSAAPAALTERRGNVLIITLNRPEARNAVNGAVSTAVGDALEEAQHDPEVRAVVLTGNGPSFCAGADLKAIYRRENLYHPEHPEWGFAGYVHHFIDKPTIAAVNGTALGGGSELALASDLVVAEERARFGLPEVKRGLIAAAGGVFRIVDHLPRKVAMEMIFTGEPMTSADALKWGLINEVVPDGTALDAAIALAERITVNAPLAVWASKRVAYGADDGVIADEEPSWDRTVREMRTVLKSEDAKEGPLAFAEKRQPVWKAK; from the coding sequence GTGACCGAAACGACCGAGAAGTCAGCGGCGCCCGCCGCACTGACCGAGCGGCGGGGCAACGTCCTGATCATCACGCTCAACCGGCCCGAGGCGCGCAACGCCGTCAACGGTGCGGTCAGCACCGCGGTCGGGGACGCGCTGGAGGAGGCGCAGCATGATCCCGAGGTGCGGGCGGTCGTGCTGACCGGCAACGGGCCGTCGTTCTGTGCCGGAGCCGATCTCAAGGCGATCTACCGGCGCGAGAATCTCTATCACCCCGAGCACCCGGAGTGGGGCTTCGCCGGCTACGTCCACCACTTCATCGACAAGCCGACGATCGCCGCGGTCAACGGCACCGCGCTGGGCGGTGGCTCCGAACTGGCACTGGCCAGCGATCTGGTGGTGGCCGAGGAACGCGCGAGATTCGGTCTGCCGGAAGTCAAGCGGGGCCTGATCGCCGCAGCGGGCGGGGTGTTCCGGATCGTCGACCACCTGCCGCGCAAGGTCGCGATGGAGATGATCTTCACCGGTGAGCCGATGACGTCGGCCGACGCGCTGAAGTGGGGGCTGATCAACGAGGTCGTGCCCGACGGGACCGCACTCGACGCGGCGATCGCACTGGCCGAACGGATCACGGTCAACGCGCCGCTCGCGGTGTGGGCCAGCAAGCGAGTGGCCTACGGCGCCGATGACGGCGTGATCGCCGACGAGGAACCGTCATGGGACCGCACCGTGCGCGAGATGCGCACGGTGCTCAAGTCAGAGGACGCCAAAGAGGGCCCGCTGGCCTTCG